The proteins below come from a single Carnobacterium divergens DSM 20623 genomic window:
- the thiD gene encoding bifunctional hydroxymethylpyrimidine kinase/phosphomethylpyrimidine kinase produces MEIQRVLTVAGSDTSGGAGLQADLKTFEEYGTYGISVVTSIVTMDPANFWHHDVFPIAESIIEKELATALACGPFKAMKTGMLGTVETIEQVSQMLETGAIEQIVIDPVMVCKGEAEVLQPENVSSMRQLLIPKATITTPNLFEASQLAEMKPLETVEDMKVAAAKIIALGAKNVVIKGGKGLTSQEAIDLFYDGEEFMLLKSPKIEGNHNHGAGCTFAAAVTAGLANGLSAKEAVIKAKDFVYCGIEEGFALNQFIGPVWHGAYSRR; encoded by the coding sequence ATGGAAATTCAAAGAGTATTGACAGTTGCAGGTTCTGACACAAGTGGCGGAGCAGGCCTGCAAGCGGACTTAAAAACATTTGAAGAATATGGCACTTACGGTATTAGTGTGGTCACATCGATTGTGACAATGGACCCAGCGAATTTTTGGCATCATGACGTTTTTCCAATAGCAGAATCAATCATTGAAAAAGAATTGGCAACGGCATTAGCGTGTGGGCCATTTAAAGCAATGAAAACAGGTATGCTTGGAACGGTTGAAACCATTGAACAGGTGAGTCAAATGTTAGAAACAGGTGCAATTGAACAAATCGTGATTGATCCAGTAATGGTTTGTAAAGGTGAAGCAGAGGTTTTACAGCCTGAAAATGTTAGCAGTATGCGTCAATTATTGATTCCCAAAGCAACCATTACAACGCCAAATTTATTTGAAGCCAGTCAGTTAGCAGAAATGAAACCACTTGAAACAGTGGAAGATATGAAAGTAGCCGCTGCTAAAATTATTGCTTTAGGAGCCAAAAATGTTGTCATTAAGGGCGGAAAAGGGTTAACTAGTCAAGAAGCGATTGATTTATTTTATGATGGGGAAGAATTTATGCTCCTAAAATCACCTAAAATTGAAGGGAATCACAATCATGGTGCAGGCTGTACCTTTGCAGCTGCTGTAACTGCTGGTTTAGCCAATGGTTTATCGGCAAAAGAGGCTGTGATAAAAGCAAAAGACTTTGTTTATTGTGGCATTGAAGAAGGATTTGCCTTAAACCAATTTATTGGTCCAGTTTGGCACGGAGCGTACTCAAGACGTTAA
- the nhaC gene encoding Na+/H+ antiporter NhaC encodes MKKDVTIKEAMFLLVVLLAMIGTCIIGFKLPAHVAILFALALVILFAAVKEVSWKTIHEGIQEGITPGLVPIIIFILIGALISVWIAAGTIPTIMVYGFSVLSVKFFLPTVFIICGVVGATVGSSFTTISTVGIAFFGMGQIMGFNPAITTGAIVSGAFLGNSISPLSDTANLSAAIAEVDLFEHIKNELWTVFPAFVLSLIAFISLGFHPVKGAAGDDLQVITDTLHQFYTISPITLLPVLVLFIAAWRKVPAIPTLLTSIVLSIVVRYIYHPSTTIASVGSWIQDGFVSKTGVENVDTLLTRGGMQSMMWSVSLIILALSLGGLLVKLRIIETILQQVEDLMKTKGCLILMTALSSIGVNLLIGEQYLSIILPGKAYKENYRKIDLPDKYLSRTLSDAGATFNPLIPWGVSGVFIAGTLGIGTLQYLPFAFFCYLTPLFTVLVGFMKKSEK; translated from the coding sequence ATGAAGAAGGATGTAACGATTAAAGAAGCAATGTTTCTTTTAGTTGTTTTATTAGCAATGATTGGAACTTGTATTATTGGCTTTAAACTGCCAGCTCATGTGGCGATTTTATTTGCCTTAGCATTGGTCATTTTATTTGCTGCAGTGAAAGAAGTATCTTGGAAGACAATTCATGAGGGCATTCAGGAAGGGATTACGCCAGGTTTGGTTCCGATTATTATTTTCATTTTGATTGGTGCGTTAATCAGTGTTTGGATTGCTGCAGGAACGATTCCCACGATTATGGTGTATGGATTTAGCGTCTTGTCTGTTAAATTCTTTTTGCCAACAGTTTTTATTATTTGTGGAGTTGTTGGTGCAACGGTAGGAAGTTCCTTTACGACGATTTCAACAGTGGGGATTGCCTTTTTTGGAATGGGACAAATCATGGGATTTAATCCAGCTATTACAACTGGAGCAATTGTTTCCGGAGCTTTTCTAGGGAACAGTATTTCTCCTTTATCGGATACAGCAAATCTTTCAGCAGCAATTGCTGAAGTTGATCTATTTGAGCATATTAAAAATGAGTTGTGGACGGTTTTTCCAGCCTTCGTTCTTTCTCTTATTGCGTTTATTTCTCTTGGTTTTCATCCAGTAAAAGGTGCAGCTGGTGATGATTTACAAGTTATCACAGATACGCTGCATCAGTTTTATACGATTTCTCCAATTACGTTACTTCCTGTTTTAGTTTTATTTATTGCCGCATGGCGTAAAGTGCCTGCGATTCCTACTCTTTTAACGAGTATTGTACTGTCAATTGTGGTGCGTTACATTTATCATCCATCTACTACAATTGCTTCTGTTGGTTCTTGGATTCAAGATGGGTTTGTATCGAAAACAGGGGTTGAAAATGTCGATACGCTATTGACTCGTGGTGGGATGCAAAGCATGATGTGGTCGGTTTCATTGATTATTTTAGCCCTGTCGCTTGGTGGACTGTTAGTGAAATTGCGTATTATAGAAACGATTTTGCAACAGGTAGAGGATTTGATGAAGACAAAAGGGTGTTTGATTTTAATGACGGCTTTAAGTTCAATTGGGGTCAATTTATTGATTGGCGAACAATATCTCTCTATTATTTTGCCAGGTAAGGCTTATAAAGAGAATTATCGTAAAATTGATTTACCTGATAAGTATCTATCTAGAACCTTGTCAGATGCGGGAGCAACCTTCAATCCACTAATTCCATGGGGCGTGAGTGGTGTATTTATTGCAGGGACGCTTGGAATTGGTACGTTGCAGTATTTACCTTTTGCGTTTTTCTGTTATTTGACACCTTTATTTACCGTTTTGGTTGGATTTATGAAAAAATCTGAAAAATAA
- the tyrP gene encoding tyrosine-tyramine antiporter: MGKSKKLSLFGLIGITMAFFGTVRSVPTLASTGWSQIFYMLLAACVFALPIALMSAELSTGWPEEGGPQVWVRNALGEKWGFVTSWLLWVQMFFGMVMVASTVGVLLGYVINRPELGTNNIFIFVMILISYWGITLLNLKFDMVKIAGDWGAIIGVYIPFLALVILGVLYMAKHGINADSYLGHFEAGKLLPDFSDLGSLPTLTGIIFIFAGVEISSVHANNIDNPKRNYPIAVIASVLLLVVFNLVAGLSVADSVPAGKMELANITQPFVIMTQDLGIPSIFNNIISLMILVGVLVQLSAWVLGPSKSMIKVADEGNLPPFFQKRNAKGIPITFVMIQAIVISLVSFLYVVIPDISAAFLIITITTTILYCIVYLLIAISAIKLRYKMPEVERPFRLGSKGNGLMWFVAGLSILSVIVTILVSLIPPSSISESGHIGYIIYQVAATVIMVVIALLIFKFKKPEWKKQD, translated from the coding sequence ATGGGAAAATCTAAAAAATTATCATTATTTGGTTTAATTGGAATTACAATGGCCTTCTTTGGAACGGTTCGTAGTGTTCCAACGTTAGCTTCAACAGGATGGTCGCAAATCTTCTATATGTTATTAGCAGCCTGTGTCTTCGCATTACCAATTGCGTTAATGTCAGCTGAGTTATCAACGGGTTGGCCAGAAGAAGGAGGACCTCAAGTTTGGGTGCGTAACGCACTTGGCGAAAAATGGGGTTTTGTTACTTCTTGGTTATTATGGGTGCAAATGTTCTTTGGAATGGTAATGGTTGCTTCAACAGTTGGAGTATTACTAGGTTATGTTATTAACCGTCCAGAACTTGGTACAAACAATATTTTCATCTTCGTGATGATTTTAATTTCTTATTGGGGAATTACGTTATTGAACTTGAAATTTGACATGGTTAAAATCGCAGGTGACTGGGGTGCAATTATCGGTGTTTATATCCCATTCTTAGCACTAGTGATTCTAGGCGTGCTATATATGGCAAAACACGGAATTAATGCAGATAGCTATTTAGGTCATTTTGAAGCTGGTAAACTATTACCTGATTTCAGTGATTTAGGAAGCTTACCAACATTAACAGGAATTATCTTTATCTTTGCAGGGGTTGAAATTTCTTCTGTTCATGCAAATAATATCGACAATCCAAAACGCAACTATCCAATCGCAGTAATCGCATCTGTTCTATTATTAGTTGTTTTCAACTTAGTAGCAGGTTTAAGTGTGGCAGATAGCGTACCAGCAGGAAAAATGGAATTAGCAAATATTACACAACCATTTGTAATTATGACGCAAGACTTAGGGATTCCATCAATTTTCAATAACATTATTTCACTAATGATTTTAGTTGGGGTATTGGTTCAATTAAGTGCATGGGTCTTAGGCCCAAGTAAATCAATGATTAAAGTGGCAGATGAAGGAAATCTTCCTCCATTCTTCCAAAAACGTAATGCTAAAGGAATTCCAATTACATTTGTCATGATCCAAGCAATCGTTATCTCTCTTGTATCTTTCTTATATGTAGTAATTCCAGATATTAGTGCAGCGTTCTTAATTATTACGATTACAACAACGATTCTTTATTGCATCGTTTATCTATTGATTGCCATTTCAGCAATTAAATTACGTTACAAAATGCCAGAAGTAGAACGTCCATTTAGATTAGGAAGTAAAGGCAATGGCTTAATGTGGTTTGTTGCAGGACTTTCAATCTTAAGTGTTATCGTAACAATTCTAGTAAGTTTGATTCCACCATCTTCAATTTCTGAAAGTGGTCATATCGGTTATATTATCTATCAAGTAGCAGCAACGGTGATTATGGTAGTGATTGCGTTACTAATCTTCAAATTTAAAAAACCAGAATGGAAAAAACAAGATTAA
- a CDS encoding DUF4809 family protein, translating to MKEIVLSKSVDLTEGGCNACGIVKSVCYTLLVNGREIALDGLSVNTVVMTIVLTEGWKQSFEVQMMEEFTLFTKGVQQVKLIEAYDQFIYEGHKTIECSNKINEVNQLFNQVEEILRELFELDNYVFKISDEMESK from the coding sequence ATGAAAGAGATTGTTCTTAGCAAGTCTGTTGATTTAACTGAAGGTGGATGCAATGCTTGTGGGATTGTGAAAAGTGTTTGCTATACGTTATTGGTAAATGGCAGAGAAATAGCATTAGATGGCCTGTCAGTCAATACTGTTGTAATGACGATTGTCTTAACGGAGGGGTGGAAACAGAGTTTTGAAGTTCAGATGATGGAAGAATTCACCTTATTTACTAAAGGCGTGCAACAAGTAAAATTAATTGAAGCGTACGATCAATTCATTTACGAAGGACATAAAACAATCGAATGTTCGAATAAAATCAATGAAGTCAATCAATTATTTAACCAAGTGGAAGAAATTTTAAGGGAGCTATTTGAATTAGACAACTATGTATTTAAAATCTCTGATGAAATGGAATCGAAATGA
- a CDS encoding DUF2177 family protein codes for MGYYAKIYLTTVFVFLIIDLIWLLFIAKNVYQKEIGHLMGQTKVLPAAIFYLLFIAGLIFFVINPSLEKGSLLTALITGGFFGLICYGTYDLTNLATLKDWSTLVTILDLIWGTVLNSATAGVVYLIAKHFQWH; via the coding sequence ATGGGTTATTACGCTAAAATTTATCTCACAACAGTTTTTGTTTTTTTGATTATTGATTTAATTTGGTTACTATTTATTGCTAAAAATGTCTACCAAAAAGAAATTGGTCATTTGATGGGTCAAACTAAAGTACTACCAGCAGCTATTTTTTATTTGTTATTTATTGCAGGATTGATTTTCTTTGTAATCAATCCGTCACTAGAAAAAGGTTCCTTACTCACAGCGCTCATTACAGGTGGTTTTTTCGGCTTAATTTGTTATGGAACATATGATTTAACCAATTTGGCGACGTTGAAAGATTGGTCGACACTAGTTACGATCCTTGATTTGATTTGGGGTACGGTTTTAAATAGTGCCACAGCTGGGGTTGTTTATTTGATAGCAAAACATTTTCAATGGCATTAG
- the tyrS gene encoding tyrosine--tRNA ligase produces MNIIDELQWRDAINQQTDAEGLRELVETKNISLYCGVDPTGDSMHIGHLIPFMMMKRFQLAGHHPYILIGGATGTIGDPSGRTSERQLQTMEQVQANVDALTAQMQSLFDFGGNDDVTMVNNFDWTHDLTLLDFLRDYGKNFNINTMLAKDIVSSRLETGISFTEFTYQILQSMDYLHLFKHHDVQLQIGGADQWGNITAGLDLIRKKEGAEAKAFGLTIPLMLKADGTKFGKTAGGAIWLDSKKTTPFEFFQFWLNQDDRDVVRYLKFFTFLTKEEIDDLANKVATEPHKREAQKTLAKEMTNFVHGADALAEAEKITAALFSGDVKNLNADEIEEGFKNMPTFEAAKEEKNIVDWLVDLGIEPSKRQAREDINNGAISMNGEKVESVDAVASPSNSFDERFILIRKGKKNYSLVKLV; encoded by the coding sequence ATGAACATTATTGATGAATTACAATGGCGCGATGCCATCAACCAACAAACTGACGCTGAGGGCTTAAGAGAACTTGTAGAGACGAAAAATATTTCATTGTACTGTGGAGTAGATCCAACTGGAGATAGTATGCATATTGGACATTTAATTCCATTTATGATGATGAAACGATTCCAACTGGCTGGACATCACCCTTACATTTTAATTGGTGGGGCAACTGGTACAATTGGCGATCCAAGTGGTCGTACATCCGAACGCCAACTGCAAACAATGGAACAAGTTCAAGCAAACGTAGACGCCTTAACTGCACAAATGCAAAGCCTATTCGACTTTGGTGGAAATGACGACGTGACAATGGTGAACAACTTTGACTGGACACATGATTTGACATTACTTGATTTCTTACGTGACTACGGTAAAAACTTTAACATCAACACAATGTTAGCTAAAGATATCGTTTCAAGTCGTTTAGAAACTGGAATCTCATTCACTGAGTTCACCTACCAAATTCTTCAATCAATGGATTACCTTCACCTATTCAAGCACCATGATGTTCAATTACAAATTGGTGGCGCGGATCAATGGGGCAATATTACTGCTGGTTTAGATTTAATTCGTAAAAAAGAAGGCGCTGAAGCGAAAGCCTTCGGTTTGACAATTCCATTGATGTTAAAAGCGGATGGTACTAAATTTGGTAAAACTGCTGGTGGCGCAATCTGGTTAGATTCTAAGAAAACAACACCATTTGAGTTTTTCCAATTCTGGTTAAACCAAGATGATCGTGACGTTGTGAGATACTTGAAATTCTTCACTTTCTTAACAAAAGAAGAAATTGATGACCTTGCAAACAAAGTGGCAACAGAACCACATAAACGTGAAGCTCAAAAAACGTTAGCTAAAGAAATGACCAACTTTGTTCATGGTGCTGACGCATTAGCAGAAGCAGAAAAAATTACAGCTGCTTTATTCTCAGGTGACGTTAAAAATCTAAATGCGGATGAAATCGAAGAAGGCTTTAAAAATATGCCAACTTTCGAAGCAGCTAAAGAAGAAAAAAACATTGTGGACTGGTTAGTTGATCTTGGAATCGAGCCTTCAAAACGCCAAGCCCGTGAAGATATTAACAACGGCGCAATTTCAATGAATGGGGAGAAAGTTGAAAGTGTGGATGCTGTCGCTTCTCCAAGCAACTCATTTGACGAACGTTTCATCTTAATTCGTAAAGGCAAGAAAAATTACTCATTAGTTAAACTAGTTTAA
- a CDS encoding DsbA family oxidoreductase translates to MKIDIWSDFVCPFCYIGKRHLEAALGDEKDVEIIFHSFELDPNTAIHHDEDIHQLIATKYGISYDQSKANNAHIQQMAANVGLDYDFDNMQSTNSFTIHRLAQFAKEQGLGNEFVEAGMHAYFTEAAFLNDEETLVAIAKKVGLDEARTREIIHSTEYTAPVRVDETKAMELGIQSVPFFLIDDQYALSGAQPIETFKSVLAQIKEKSATSAPIASTDANCEGDSCKI, encoded by the coding sequence ATGAAAATTGATATTTGGTCAGACTTTGTATGTCCATTTTGTTATATCGGAAAACGCCATTTAGAAGCAGCTCTTGGAGATGAAAAAGATGTTGAAATTATTTTTCACAGCTTTGAACTTGATCCAAACACCGCTATCCATCACGATGAAGACATTCACCAATTGATTGCCACAAAATACGGGATTAGTTACGATCAATCCAAAGCAAATAACGCTCACATTCAACAAATGGCTGCAAACGTTGGGTTAGATTATGACTTTGACAATATGCAGTCAACGAACAGCTTCACCATCCATCGTTTAGCACAATTTGCTAAAGAACAAGGACTTGGAAATGAATTTGTTGAAGCAGGTATGCATGCTTACTTTACCGAAGCCGCTTTTTTGAATGACGAAGAAACATTAGTTGCTATCGCTAAAAAAGTGGGATTGGACGAAGCTAGAACTCGTGAAATCATCCATTCAACAGAATATACAGCGCCTGTTCGGGTCGACGAAACCAAAGCAATGGAATTGGGCATTCAAAGTGTTCCTTTCTTTTTAATTGATGACCAATACGCTTTAAGTGGTGCTCAACCAATTGAAACCTTTAAATCTGTTTTGGCTCAAATTAAAGAAAAATCAGCAACTTCAGCACCCATCGCTTCTACTGATGCTAATTGTGAAGGAGATTCTTGTAAAATTTAA
- a CDS encoding RidA family protein, whose amino-acid sequence MLKKIHTDSAPAAIGPYSQAIAVDDTLYTSGQIPVDPTTGKVVAATISQQTEQVMKNLAAVLNEGNSDLQHVIKTTCFLANMSDFAEFNQVYEFSFDEHKPARSCVAVKDLPLGVLVEIEAIAIIN is encoded by the coding sequence ATGTTAAAAAAAATCCATACCGATTCAGCACCAGCAGCGATTGGACCCTATTCTCAAGCGATTGCTGTCGACGACACACTCTACACATCTGGCCAAATCCCAGTTGATCCTACCACTGGAAAAGTTGTCGCAGCTACAATTTCCCAGCAAACTGAACAAGTCATGAAAAACCTAGCTGCTGTTTTAAATGAAGGCAACAGTGATTTACAACACGTTATCAAAACAACTTGCTTCTTAGCAAATATGTCAGACTTTGCTGAATTCAATCAAGTTTATGAGTTCTCCTTTGACGAACACAAACCCGCTCGCTCTTGCGTAGCAGTAAAAGATTTACCTCTTGGGGTTTTAGTTGAAATAGAAGCAATTGCTATCATCAATTAA
- a CDS encoding bifunctional transcriptional activator/DNA repair enzyme AdaA has translation MITNQAKIDLYYQMLLEKNSTFEGVFYAGIKTTGIFCRPTCPARKPKKENCEFFETAKEATLASYRPCKRCLPLSNPSHLSPEVKKLVRAIEENPERKWTDRDFDALSISANTARRQFKKQFGMTFIEYARSRRLGFAFEHIRKGTSFIDAQLNTGYESSNGFRDAFTRTMGTVPTKSADIKLLTAHWIETPLGSMLAIADENALYLLEFVDRRGLETEIEKLRKRAHAAIIPGANSIIQQISSDLTNYFNGTLTQFTTPIHYLGSDFQKSVWDELQKIPAGTTLSYKELAEKINNPKGYRAVARANGTNQLSLIVPCHRVINTTGALGGYGGGVDRKEWLLKHEIKHYNRKSN, from the coding sequence ATGATAACAAATCAAGCAAAAATCGACCTCTATTACCAAATGCTCCTTGAAAAAAATTCAACTTTCGAAGGTGTCTTTTACGCTGGAATCAAAACAACTGGCATTTTTTGTCGCCCTACTTGTCCCGCGCGAAAACCTAAGAAAGAAAACTGTGAATTTTTCGAAACTGCCAAAGAGGCAACCTTAGCTTCTTATCGCCCTTGCAAAAGATGCTTGCCTCTTTCAAATCCAAGTCACTTATCCCCTGAAGTAAAAAAATTGGTCCGCGCAATTGAAGAAAATCCAGAACGAAAATGGACAGATAGAGATTTCGATGCGCTTTCCATCAGTGCAAACACTGCTCGCAGACAATTTAAAAAGCAATTTGGTATGACCTTTATTGAATATGCTCGTTCAAGAAGGTTAGGGTTTGCTTTTGAACACATTCGTAAAGGAACCTCCTTTATCGACGCACAACTTAATACTGGTTACGAATCAAGCAATGGCTTTCGAGACGCCTTCACACGAACAATGGGCACCGTTCCAACAAAATCTGCTGATATTAAATTGCTCACTGCTCATTGGATTGAAACACCTCTTGGATCGATGCTAGCAATCGCTGATGAAAATGCGCTTTATTTGTTGGAATTTGTTGACCGTAGGGGCTTGGAAACTGAAATTGAAAAATTACGAAAACGAGCACATGCTGCTATTATTCCAGGAGCCAATTCCATTATCCAACAGATTTCCTCCGATTTAACCAACTATTTCAATGGCACACTAACCCAATTTACGACTCCCATCCACTACCTAGGATCTGATTTTCAAAAAAGTGTTTGGGACGAACTTCAAAAAATACCAGCTGGCACGACTCTTTCCTATAAAGAACTTGCTGAAAAAATAAACAATCCAAAAGGCTACCGTGCCGTTGCCCGTGCAAATGGTACAAATCAGCTTTCTTTAATTGTCCCTTGTCACCGCGTTATCAATACAACTGGCGCCTTAGGAGGCTATGGCGGAGGCGTAGATCGTAAGGAATGGTTATTAAAACATGAAATAAAACACTACAACAGAAAAAGCAACTAG
- a CDS encoding YerC/YecD family TrpR-related protein, which yields MQIDKIRDQMLDEFFDGILALESKEECFAFFDDLLTLNEIKTMVQRYQVAKMLYEKKTYSVIEKETHASTATIARVKRSLFDGNNSYDMLFKRIELEKNDQTNNDEE from the coding sequence TTGCAGATAGATAAAATACGCGATCAAATGCTAGATGAATTTTTTGATGGTATTTTAGCATTGGAATCAAAAGAAGAATGTTTTGCTTTTTTTGATGACTTACTAACATTGAATGAGATTAAAACGATGGTGCAACGTTATCAAGTTGCGAAAATGCTATATGAAAAGAAAACATATAGTGTCATTGAAAAAGAGACTCACGCAAGTACAGCAACAATTGCTCGAGTGAAGCGTTCCCTTTTTGACGGGAACAATTCTTATGATATGTTGTTTAAACGAATTGAATTGGAAAAGAATGATCAAACAAATAATGATGAAGAATAA
- the tdc gene encoding tyrosine decarboxylase: MKNTFNTDDTNLKALFLGDKGENVDLFKEILNKMIDEHVGWRQNYMPQDLPVITPQDRSSKEFQATADNMRSVFNVLSSRLRTESLPWHSAGRFWGHMNSETLMPAIIAYTTAMLWNGNNVAYESSPATSQMEEEVGMEFATLMGYKNGWGHIAADGSIANLEGLWYARNMKSLPFAIQEVAPEMVAGKSEWELLNMSTEEVLNILDQLQDQFDEIKARSARSGKNLEKLGKWIVPQTKHYSWLKAADIIGIGLDQVIAGEVNSEYRMDIDKLEAQIRDLAAQGIPTLGVVGVVGSTEEGQIDRIDQIIALRDKLAAEGIYFYVHVDAAYGGYGRSIFLDENDEFIEWDQIEAVYAKNGIFMEKNDWLTREVYESFKAISLAESVTIDPHKMGYIPYSAGGVVIKDIRMRDVISYFATYVFEKGADIPALLGAYILEGSKAGATAAAVWTAHKVLPLNVTGYGKLMGASIEGAYHFYHFIDGKEFKVGDKTIELHALTKPDFNMVDYVFNEKGNTDLVKMNKLNHDFYDYASYAKGGLYNNEFITSHTDFAIEEYGHSPFEFVNGLGFSRKEWERADKVTILRASAMSPYMNDKEVFDEYAAKIEAAIQSKLEAIYAEEN, translated from the coding sequence ATGAAAAACACATTTAATACAGATGATACTAATTTAAAAGCTTTATTCCTTGGCGACAAAGGCGAAAACGTTGATTTATTCAAAGAAATTTTAAACAAAATGATCGACGAACACGTTGGTTGGAGACAAAACTACATGCCTCAAGATTTACCAGTGATTACTCCACAAGACAGAAGTTCAAAAGAATTCCAAGCAACAGCAGATAACATGAGAAGCGTATTTAACGTATTGTCTTCACGTTTACGTACTGAATCACTTCCATGGCACTCAGCAGGTCGTTTCTGGGGTCATATGAACTCTGAAACATTAATGCCAGCCATTATTGCTTATACAACTGCAATGCTTTGGAACGGAAACAACGTGGCTTACGAATCATCTCCAGCAACTTCTCAAATGGAAGAAGAAGTCGGAATGGAATTTGCAACATTGATGGGTTATAAAAATGGTTGGGGACACATCGCAGCTGATGGTTCAATCGCTAACTTAGAAGGATTATGGTATGCACGTAACATGAAATCATTGCCATTTGCTATCCAAGAAGTAGCACCAGAAATGGTTGCAGGTAAATCTGAATGGGAATTATTAAATATGTCTACTGAAGAAGTTCTAAACATTTTAGACCAACTTCAAGATCAATTTGACGAAATTAAAGCACGTTCAGCGCGTAGTGGTAAAAACTTAGAAAAATTAGGTAAATGGATTGTGCCACAAACAAAACATTATTCATGGTTAAAAGCTGCTGATATTATCGGTATTGGTTTAGACCAAGTGATCGCTGGTGAAGTAAACAGTGAATACCGTATGGATATTGATAAATTGGAAGCACAAATTCGTGATTTAGCTGCACAAGGTATTCCAACTCTTGGGGTAGTAGGTGTTGTTGGTTCAACTGAAGAAGGTCAAATCGACCGTATCGACCAAATTATTGCATTACGCGATAAATTAGCTGCAGAAGGTATTTACTTCTATGTACACGTTGATGCTGCATACGGTGGTTATGGACGTTCAATCTTCTTAGATGAAAACGATGAATTTATTGAATGGGATCAAATCGAAGCTGTTTACGCTAAAAACGGCATCTTCATGGAAAAAAATGATTGGTTAACAAGAGAAGTTTATGAATCATTCAAAGCAATCAGCTTAGCTGAATCTGTTACAATCGATCCTCATAAAATGGGTTATATCCCTTACTCTGCAGGTGGTGTTGTAATTAAAGATATCCGCATGCGTGACGTTATTTCTTACTTTGCAACGTATGTATTTGAAAAAGGCGCTGATATTCCAGCCTTATTAGGTGCATATATTCTTGAAGGTTCAAAAGCCGGCGCAACTGCAGCTGCTGTATGGACTGCACACAAAGTATTGCCATTAAACGTAACTGGTTACGGTAAATTAATGGGTGCAAGCATTGAAGGAGCTTATCACTTCTATCACTTTATCGACGGCAAAGAATTCAAAGTTGGCGACAAAACAATTGAATTGCATGCATTAACAAAACCAGATTTCAACATGGTAGATTATGTATTCAACGAAAAAGGCAACACTGACTTAGTGAAAATGAACAAATTAAACCATGATTTCTATGATTATGCTTCATATGCAAAAGGTGGTTTATACAACAATGAATTTATCACTTCACATACTGACTTTGCGATTGAAGAATATGGACACAGCCCATTTGAATTTGTAAATGGTTTAGGTTTCTCACGTAAAGAATGGGAACGTGCTGACAAAGTAACCATCTTACGTGCTTCTGCAATGTCACCATATATGAATGATAAAGAAGTATTTGACGAATATGCAGCTAAAATTGAAGCAGCAATTCAAAGTAAATTAGAAGCAATCTATGCTGAAGAAAACTAA